A region of Chloracidobacterium sp. DNA encodes the following proteins:
- a CDS encoding FAD-dependent oxidoreductase, with amino-acid sequence MLPIKVHVPDVSYHQNLISCQVACPVHTDARGYVRAIAEGRFEDAYLIARGPNPFASICGRICGAPCEIACRRGKIPKVNDDGMFVGQDRPIAIRALKRFACEQAGPEAKATDDILNSIKSFIPPIAADADEMAALLQSSIQGKFEKGGGERVSIIGAGPAGLCAAHDLALMGFRPVVFEIEPVAAGMLAVGVPAYRLPRELIEKEIAVIEALGVEIRCSVQVGKDISFAELREDFAAVIIAVGAKSSRGLGLTGENGPNVYGGVDLLRAVSLGEKIEVGREIVVIGGGNVAYDVARTVVRQIAFDTARTAARLSETAHVFLVSLESAEEMPADTIEIVEGDEEGIERQNGWGPTEIVRDGDGKVTGVKFRKCLRVYDNEHKFSPLYDENETKIIPCDTVLLAVGQAPTLSFLEAGGKDVELTRGSWIQNNPNTLETTGKGVFVAGDLAHGTRLLIDAVASGKAAARSVYQYLTGNTLEKNAVTSHIVLDRYSRERGYESLRRVAVPVIHPAERLTHPENEVERGYNREEAMREASRCLDCGVTPVFDGTRCVLCGGCADVCPTQCLKLVSLGELEFDDQLLNTIEDTLGHDADLDENSVILKDEDRCIRCALCATRCPVDAITMERVAFSTTWRSQ; translated from the coding sequence ATGTTACCGATAAAGGTTCACGTCCCAGACGTGAGTTACCACCAAAACCTTATCTCCTGCCAGGTGGCCTGTCCGGTACATACGGACGCCCGTGGTTATGTGCGGGCGATCGCAGAAGGCCGGTTCGAAGATGCCTATCTGATAGCTCGCGGACCGAACCCGTTTGCTTCGATCTGCGGCCGCATTTGCGGAGCTCCCTGCGAGATCGCCTGCCGCCGCGGAAAAATTCCAAAAGTTAACGATGACGGTATGTTCGTCGGGCAGGATCGCCCGATAGCGATCCGTGCTCTCAAGCGATTTGCCTGTGAACAAGCCGGGCCTGAGGCAAAGGCGACAGACGACATTCTTAATTCGATCAAATCGTTTATCCCGCCGATCGCGGCCGACGCCGACGAAATGGCCGCGCTACTCCAATCGAGCATTCAGGGGAAATTTGAGAAAGGTGGCGGCGAACGAGTTTCGATCATCGGTGCGGGGCCGGCTGGACTGTGTGCCGCTCACGATCTTGCGTTGATGGGATTCAGACCTGTCGTATTTGAGATCGAACCGGTCGCTGCCGGAATGTTGGCCGTCGGTGTTCCCGCCTACCGGCTGCCGCGTGAGCTGATAGAGAAAGAGATCGCGGTCATCGAGGCGTTGGGCGTTGAGATTCGCTGTAGTGTTCAGGTCGGAAAGGATATTTCATTTGCCGAACTTCGGGAAGATTTTGCCGCCGTGATAATCGCGGTTGGTGCCAAATCGTCAAGAGGTTTGGGCCTGACAGGTGAGAATGGCCCGAATGTTTACGGAGGCGTCGATCTGTTGCGGGCGGTTTCGCTTGGAGAAAAGATCGAGGTCGGCCGTGAGATCGTGGTCATCGGCGGCGGTAATGTTGCATATGATGTTGCGCGAACAGTCGTCCGTCAAATTGCGTTCGATACTGCACGCACCGCTGCAAGGCTGTCCGAAACAGCCCATGTTTTTCTCGTTTCGCTTGAAAGTGCCGAGGAAATGCCCGCCGACACGATCGAGATCGTCGAGGGCGACGAGGAAGGTATCGAGCGTCAGAATGGCTGGGGACCAACGGAGATCGTTCGCGATGGCGACGGCAAGGTCACCGGCGTTAAATTCCGCAAATGCCTACGTGTTTATGACAATGAACACAAATTCTCGCCGCTCTATGACGAGAATGAAACCAAGATCATTCCTTGCGATACAGTACTCTTGGCGGTTGGCCAGGCACCGACACTGTCATTTCTAGAGGCTGGTGGAAAAGACGTCGAACTCACCCGCGGCAGTTGGATCCAAAACAATCCGAACACGCTCGAAACGACCGGAAAAGGCGTGTTTGTCGCCGGCGATCTTGCCCACGGAACGCGTTTGCTGATCGATGCCGTCGCCTCCGGCAAGGCAGCGGCGCGTTCCGTATATCAATATCTTACCGGCAATACCCTCGAAAAGAACGCGGTCACATCTCATATCGTCCTCGACCGGTATTCTCGCGAACGCGGATATGAATCGCTTCGCCGCGTAGCCGTTCCCGTCATCCACCCGGCAGAACGCCTAACGCATCCCGAAAACGAGGTCGAGCGTGGTTATAACCGTGAAGAGGCCATGCGCGAAGCTTCGCGGTGTCTCGATTGCGGGGTGACACCAGTATTTGACGGAACGAGGTGTGTTCTTTGTGGTGGGTGTGCTGATGTTTGTCCGACACAGTGTTTGAAGCTGGTTTCGTTGGGTGAATTGGAGTTTGACGACCAACTCCTCAACACGATCGAAGACACCCTCGGCCATGACGCCGATCTCGACGAAAATTCGGTAATTCTCAAGGACGAGGACCGCTGCATTCGCTGCGCATTGTGTGCGACGCGTTGCCCGGTCGATGCGATCACGATGGAGCGGGTCGCATTCTCAACAACATGGAGGTCTCAATGA